From Haloglomus litoreum, the proteins below share one genomic window:
- a CDS encoding MFS transporter: protein MAFSTRPSLRPESYRWGVLGVAFLVHATCIALIWQAVPPLKQAMAPTLGTEWGAVVVVYAAFSFGMMLTQLPGGTLGDKYPLRYVVGVGAVFAGVATVVRALVPTLTGQIVLSVVATVGMGLVNPNLIKIVTEWFPPEQLGLGQGILMSGNTLASGLAFSLSAGIVLGAVGSWQYVFVLYGGLTVLAGLVWLLTVRSPRDAERPVDPETGVPFQTDSGVPLRESLGAVARSPSTPWVVLLSIVSFWAIIGSLSVLPEFADAMPYDVPELVLGTPLFLATLGALTLPVLSDRFGRGPILRVGVVGLATGILLTGFAPSLPVFVLGMVVAGLFGGGLNAMFYLLPGSLADVDNAHVGTMAGVILSLGQIGATVASVLGAQVLENADLVPGIPAVAESAMTVAIPVLLGLVCVSRLRLQEAVLDEDGTESGVDEDVPTEG, encoded by the coding sequence ATGGCATTCTCCACGCGGCCGAGCCTGCGGCCCGAATCGTACCGGTGGGGCGTTCTCGGGGTCGCGTTCCTGGTCCACGCCACCTGCATCGCGCTCATCTGGCAGGCCGTGCCACCGCTGAAGCAGGCGATGGCGCCCACGCTGGGGACGGAGTGGGGTGCCGTGGTGGTCGTCTACGCCGCCTTCAGCTTCGGGATGATGCTGACACAGTTGCCGGGCGGCACGCTGGGTGATAAGTACCCGCTCCGGTACGTCGTGGGGGTCGGCGCCGTGTTCGCGGGCGTCGCGACCGTCGTCCGCGCGCTCGTCCCGACGCTGACCGGGCAGATCGTCCTCAGCGTCGTCGCGACGGTCGGGATGGGGCTGGTCAACCCGAACCTCATCAAGATCGTGACGGAGTGGTTCCCGCCCGAACAGCTGGGGCTCGGGCAGGGCATCCTGATGTCGGGGAACACGCTGGCCTCCGGGCTGGCGTTCTCGCTGTCGGCGGGCATCGTCCTCGGCGCCGTCGGCTCCTGGCAGTACGTCTTCGTCCTCTACGGCGGGCTGACGGTCCTCGCGGGACTGGTGTGGCTCCTGACCGTCCGCTCGCCCCGTGACGCCGAGCGCCCCGTCGACCCGGAGACAGGGGTTCCGTTCCAGACCGACAGCGGCGTCCCGCTCCGTGAGTCGCTGGGCGCCGTCGCCCGCTCGCCCTCGACGCCGTGGGTCGTCCTGCTGTCCATCGTCTCGTTCTGGGCCATCATCGGGTCGCTCTCGGTCCTCCCGGAGTTCGCCGACGCGATGCCGTACGACGTGCCCGAACTCGTCCTCGGGACGCCACTGTTCCTCGCGACGCTGGGCGCGCTCACGCTGCCGGTCCTCTCGGACCGCTTCGGCCGCGGCCCCATCCTCCGGGTCGGCGTCGTCGGGCTCGCGACGGGCATCCTCCTCACCGGGTTCGCCCCCTCGCTCCCCGTGTTCGTCCTCGGGATGGTCGTCGCCGGCCTGTTCGGTGGCGGCCTCAACGCCATGTTCTACCTCCTCCCCGGCTCGCTGGCCGACGTGGACAACGCCCACGTCGGGACGATGGCCGGTGTCATCCTCTCGCTGGGGCAGATCGGCGCCACGGTCGCCTCCGTGCTCGGCGCGCAGGTGCTGGAGAACGCCGATCTCGTCCCCGGCATCCCTGCGGTGGCCGAGTCCGCGATGACCGTCGCCATCCCGGTGCTGCTGGGGCTGGTCTGCGTGAGCCGGCTCCGACTGCAGGAGGCCGTGCTCGACGAGGACGGCACCGAGTCGGGCGTCGACGAGGACGTCCCTACCGAGGGCTGA
- a CDS encoding helix-turn-helix domain-containing protein, whose product MRQATFVISAGRGGLHPADAAIAAEPGIQRLSIRQIDILDDGTGIVLYTSRGDLERGKQLLQERDDIYAVDYVGETNGVTLVHFEPNDVVRDLMAVGRSQAIALDLPIECLPDGGVRVTVIGNDAAISQAVDDMPESLALSLESMGPYDPDRSDPFASLTERQQEILLTALELGYFETPRETNQEEIADTLDVSTATVGEHLRRIQAKLIPSVVPRALWE is encoded by the coding sequence ATGCGCCAGGCGACGTTCGTCATCAGCGCCGGACGCGGTGGGCTCCACCCCGCGGACGCCGCCATCGCCGCCGAGCCCGGCATCCAGCGCCTCTCCATCCGGCAGATCGATATCCTCGACGACGGCACCGGCATCGTCCTCTACACGTCGCGTGGCGACCTCGAGCGCGGGAAGCAACTGCTGCAGGAGCGCGACGACATCTACGCCGTCGACTACGTCGGCGAGACGAACGGCGTCACCCTCGTGCACTTCGAGCCCAACGACGTCGTCCGGGACCTGATGGCGGTCGGCCGGAGCCAGGCCATCGCGCTCGACCTCCCCATCGAGTGCCTGCCGGACGGCGGCGTCCGGGTCACGGTCATCGGCAACGACGCCGCCATCAGCCAGGCCGTCGACGATATGCCCGAGTCGCTCGCGCTCTCGCTGGAGTCGATGGGGCCCTACGACCCGGACCGCTCGGACCCGTTCGCCTCGCTCACCGAGCGCCAGCAGGAGATCCTCCTGACGGCGCTGGAGCTGGGCTACTTCGAGACGCCCCGCGAGACGAACCAGGAGGAGATCGCCGACACGCTGGACGTATCGACCGCGACCGTCGGCGAGCACCTGCGCCGCATCCAGGCGAAGCTGATCCCGTCGGTCGTCCCCCGCGCGCTCTGGGAGTAG
- a CDS encoding SDR family NAD(P)-dependent oxidoreductase produces the protein MSLHQAEFGVEGKRAIVTGASQGIGRTVAETLATGGADVAICSRSQERIDPVAEGINEDPDAGDCLAVECNVRDRDDVEAFVGATVEELGGVDILVNNAGGEFVAAFDDISPNGWEAIVDLNLTGTFHCTQVAGNAMRGGDDPGGTVINMSSVNGQHAAPNESHYSAAKAAIIRLTETLSVEWADHGIRVNCVAPGLIQTPGVADTLGIDESDMPPREQVDRRIGHTEDIADVVQFLASPAAAFVNGETYTVKGVPRAGNSMSADLGLQ, from the coding sequence ATGTCACTCCACCAAGCGGAGTTCGGCGTCGAGGGCAAGCGCGCCATCGTCACCGGTGCGAGTCAGGGCATCGGCCGCACCGTCGCGGAGACGCTCGCGACCGGCGGGGCCGACGTGGCCATCTGCTCGCGTTCACAGGAGCGGATCGACCCGGTCGCCGAGGGTATCAACGAGGACCCCGACGCGGGCGACTGTCTGGCCGTCGAGTGCAACGTCCGCGACCGGGACGATGTCGAGGCGTTCGTCGGGGCGACCGTCGAGGAACTCGGCGGTGTCGACATCCTCGTCAACAACGCGGGCGGCGAGTTCGTGGCCGCCTTCGACGACATCTCGCCGAACGGCTGGGAGGCCATCGTCGACCTCAACCTCACGGGGACGTTCCACTGTACGCAGGTCGCGGGCAACGCGATGCGCGGGGGTGATGACCCGGGCGGCACGGTCATCAACATGTCCAGCGTGAACGGCCAGCACGCCGCACCCAACGAGAGCCACTACTCCGCGGCGAAGGCGGCCATCATCCGGCTCACGGAGACGCTCTCGGTCGAGTGGGCCGACCACGGCATCCGCGTCAACTGCGTCGCGCCCGGCCTCATCCAGACGCCCGGCGTCGCCGACACGCTCGGCATCGACGAGTCCGACATGCCGCCCCGCGAGCAGGTGGACCGCCGCATCGGGCACACCGAGGACATCGCGGACGTGGTCCAGTTCCTCGCCTCGCCCGCTGCGGCCTTCGTCAACGGCGAGACCTACACGGTGAAGGGCGTCCCACGCGCCGGCAACTCGATGAGCGCCGACCTCGGACTGCAGTAG
- a CDS encoding FAD-dependent oxidoreductase: MDATDLRVVAVRECGPDTVAIEFETPAGFDAQPGQFVKLTATVEDEPVSRFYTVSSPDVEGTFEITVGYDPEEGGPFSEYLLALQADDRVETAGPFGSDFYEGEARAVVLAGGPGIGPAVGIAERALAEGNEAAVVYRDEAPVHEERLAALAAAGAEVYVLGADEPLTDAVAAVVTETAGEQLFVYGFESFLDAATAALTAAGAEPDAAKVENFG, from the coding sequence ATGGACGCAACCGACCTCCGCGTCGTCGCCGTGCGCGAGTGCGGGCCGGACACCGTCGCCATCGAGTTCGAGACACCCGCCGGCTTCGACGCCCAGCCGGGACAGTTCGTGAAGCTCACCGCCACGGTCGAGGACGAACCCGTGTCACGGTTCTACACCGTCTCGTCGCCCGACGTCGAGGGGACGTTCGAGATCACGGTCGGCTACGACCCCGAGGAGGGCGGCCCGTTCAGCGAGTACCTCCTCGCGCTCCAGGCCGACGACCGTGTCGAGACGGCGGGCCCGTTCGGGAGCGATTTCTACGAGGGCGAGGCACGCGCGGTCGTGCTCGCCGGCGGGCCGGGCATCGGCCCGGCAGTCGGTATCGCCGAGCGCGCGCTCGCGGAGGGCAACGAGGCCGCGGTCGTCTACCGCGACGAGGCGCCGGTCCACGAGGAGCGACTCGCCGCGCTCGCGGCGGCCGGAGCGGAGGTCTACGTTCTCGGTGCCGACGAGCCGCTCACGGACGCCGTAGCGGCCGTCGTCACGGAGACGGCGGGCGAACAGCTGTTCGTCTACGGCTTCGAGTCGTTCCTCGACGCGGCCACCGCCGCGCTCACCGCGGCCGGCGCCGAACCGGACGCCGCCAAGGTCGAGAACTTCGGGTGA
- a CDS encoding 2-oxoacid:acceptor oxidoreductase subunit alpha, whose translation MPDDLNWAIGGEAGDGIDSTGKIFAQALSRAGRHVFTSKDFASRIRGGYTAYKVRTSVDRVESVVDRLDILIALTERTVEENMDELHDDSVIIYDGERTMMKDFEAPGEMTGLDVPLKRLAEEAGGAIVRNIVALGAACEVADFPIENLDESLEKRFGDKGSAIVDTNKQAARLGQDYVADEYGLDTGYELETTDSDYVLLNGDEAIGMGAIAAGCRFYSGYPITPATDVMEYLTGRIDQYGGKVVQAEDELSAINMALGAARAGARSMTATSGPGIDLMTETFGLIAQTETPLVICDVMRSGPSTGMPTKQEQGDLNMTLYGGHGEIPRFVVAPTTVAECFHKTIEAFNLAEKYQTPVYLVSDLAMAVTEQTYEPEQFDMDAVEIERGRVVDEDGIEEWTNEKGQFTPHAATDDGVSPRTFPGVEGGAHMTTGLEHDGLGRRTEDEQVRVEQVDKRNRKVETAREREDWSPREFGDPDSDNLVISWGSNEGAMLEALDFLEEEGVDVRFLSCPYIFPRENLAEDIREADEVIVVECNATGQWADVLEHDALERVKRINKYTGVRFKADELAERVKEELAGEPAEVEAE comes from the coding sequence ATGCCAGACGACCTGAACTGGGCCATCGGCGGCGAAGCCGGCGATGGGATCGACTCCACCGGGAAGATCTTCGCACAGGCACTCTCCCGGGCGGGTCGACACGTCTTCACCTCGAAGGACTTCGCGTCCCGGATCCGGGGCGGGTACACCGCGTACAAGGTCCGGACGTCGGTCGACCGTGTCGAGAGCGTCGTCGACCGGCTCGACATCCTCATCGCGCTCACCGAGCGGACCGTCGAGGAGAACATGGACGAGCTCCACGACGACTCGGTCATCATCTACGACGGCGAGCGCACGATGATGAAGGACTTCGAGGCGCCCGGCGAGATGACCGGGCTGGACGTACCCCTCAAGCGGCTCGCGGAGGAGGCCGGCGGCGCCATCGTGCGGAACATCGTCGCGCTCGGCGCGGCCTGCGAGGTGGCGGACTTCCCCATCGAGAACCTCGACGAGTCCCTGGAGAAGCGGTTCGGCGACAAGGGCTCGGCCATCGTCGACACGAACAAGCAGGCCGCTCGTCTCGGCCAGGACTACGTCGCCGACGAGTACGGCCTCGACACCGGCTACGAACTGGAGACGACCGACAGCGACTACGTCCTGCTGAACGGCGACGAGGCGATCGGGATGGGAGCCATCGCCGCCGGCTGCCGGTTCTACTCGGGCTACCCCATCACGCCCGCGACGGACGTGATGGAGTACCTGACCGGCCGCATCGACCAGTACGGCGGGAAGGTGGTGCAGGCCGAGGACGAGCTGTCGGCCATCAACATGGCGCTCGGCGCGGCCCGCGCGGGCGCCCGGTCGATGACCGCCACGTCCGGCCCGGGTATCGACCTGATGACCGAGACGTTCGGCCTCATCGCGCAGACGGAGACGCCCCTGGTCATCTGCGACGTGATGCGCTCGGGCCCCTCGACGGGGATGCCCACGAAGCAGGAGCAGGGTGACCTCAACATGACGCTGTACGGCGGCCACGGGGAGATCCCGCGGTTCGTGGTGGCGCCGACGACGGTCGCGGAGTGCTTCCACAAGACCATCGAGGCGTTCAACCTCGCCGAGAAGTACCAGACGCCGGTCTACCTCGTCAGCGACCTGGCGATGGCGGTGACCGAGCAGACCTACGAGCCCGAGCAGTTCGACATGGACGCCGTCGAGATCGAGCGCGGGCGCGTCGTCGACGAGGACGGTATCGAGGAGTGGACCAACGAGAAGGGGCAGTTCACGCCCCACGCCGCGACCGACGACGGTGTCTCCCCGCGCACCTTCCCCGGCGTGGAGGGTGGCGCGCACATGACGACCGGCCTCGAGCACGACGGCCTCGGCCGCCGGACGGAGGACGAGCAGGTCCGCGTCGAGCAGGTCGACAAGCGCAACCGGAAAGTCGAGACGGCCCGCGAGCGCGAGGACTGGTCGCCCCGCGAGTTCGGCGATCCCGACTCGGACAACCTCGTCATCTCCTGGGGGTCGAACGAGGGCGCGATGCTGGAGGCGCTGGACTTCCTGGAGGAGGAGGGCGTCGACGTGCGCTTCCTCTCGTGTCCCTACATCTTCCCGCGCGAGAACCTCGCCGAGGACATCCGCGAGGCCGACGAGGTCATCGTCGTGGAGTGTAACGCGACCGGCCAGTGGGCGGACGTGCTCGAGCACGACGCCCTGGAGCGGGTCAAGCGCATCAACAAGTACACCGGCGTGCGGTTCAAGGCCGACGAACTCGCAGAGAGAGTGAAGGAGGAACTGGCGGGCGAGCCCGCCGAGGTGGAGGCAGAATGA
- a CDS encoding 2-oxoacid:ferredoxin oxidoreductase subunit beta — MSSDIRFTDFKSDAQPTWCPGCGDFGTMNGMMKALANTGNDPDNTFVVAGIGCSGKIGTYMHSYALHGVHGRALPVGTGVKMANPNLEVMVAGGDGDGYSIGAGHFVHAVRRNVDMTYIVMDNRIYGLTKGQFSPTSREDFETSTSPEGTKQQPVNPLALALSAGGTFIAQSFSSDSQRHTEIVQQAIEHDGFGFVNVYSPCVTFNDVDTYDYFRDTIVDLDETDHDPTDYDDAKEKILDADKEYQGVIYQDESSVGFEEREGLSESMADIPDGAPEDAMDLVREFY, encoded by the coding sequence ATGAGCTCCGATATCAGGTTCACCGATTTCAAGTCCGACGCACAGCCCACGTGGTGCCCCGGTTGCGGCGACTTCGGCACCATGAACGGGATGATGAAGGCCCTGGCCAACACCGGCAACGACCCGGACAACACGTTCGTCGTCGCCGGCATCGGCTGCTCCGGCAAGATCGGGACGTACATGCACTCGTACGCGCTGCACGGCGTGCACGGGCGCGCGCTCCCGGTCGGGACCGGCGTGAAGATGGCCAATCCCAACCTGGAGGTGATGGTCGCCGGCGGCGACGGTGACGGTTACTCCATCGGGGCCGGCCACTTCGTCCACGCCGTCCGCCGGAACGTCGACATGACGTACATCGTCATGGACAACCGCATCTACGGCCTGACGAAGGGGCAGTTCTCGCCGACCTCGCGCGAGGACTTCGAGACCTCCACGTCGCCCGAGGGGACGAAGCAGCAGCCGGTCAACCCGCTCGCGCTCGCGCTGTCTGCCGGTGGCACGTTCATCGCGCAGTCGTTCTCCTCGGACTCCCAGCGCCACACGGAGATCGTCCAGCAGGCCATCGAGCACGACGGCTTCGGCTTCGTCAACGTCTACAGCCCGTGCGTGACGTTCAACGACGTCGACACGTACGACTACTTCCGCGACACCATCGTCGATCTCGACGAGACCGACCACGACCCCACCGACTACGACGACGCCAAGGAGAAGATCCTCGACGCGGACAAGGAGTACCAGGGCGTCATCTACCAGGACGAGAGCTCCGTCGGCTTCGAGGAGCGGGAGGGCCTCTCCGAGTCGATGGCCGACATCCCGGACGGTGCCCCCGAGGACGCGATGGACCTCGTCCGCGAGTTCTACTGA
- a CDS encoding nascent polypeptide-associated complex protein: protein MFGGGGGLNPRKMKQMMEQMGIDLEELDAEEVIIRTPDEDLVFTDAQVQKMDAQGQATYQVVGSPESRPRGEGGTAGAVEGEADSADESADDAGGAAIPDSDVEIVAARTGASEDDAREALEATDGDLAAAVEMLE, encoded by the coding sequence ATGTTCGGAGGAGGCGGCGGGCTCAACCCCCGCAAGATGAAGCAGATGATGGAGCAGATGGGGATCGACCTCGAGGAACTCGACGCCGAGGAGGTCATCATCAGGACCCCCGACGAGGACCTCGTGTTCACCGACGCCCAGGTCCAGAAGATGGACGCCCAGGGGCAGGCCACCTACCAGGTCGTCGGCTCGCCCGAATCCCGCCCGCGCGGCGAGGGCGGCACCGCGGGTGCCGTCGAGGGCGAGGCCGACAGCGCCGACGAGAGCGCTGACGACGCCGGGGGCGCCGCCATCCCGGACTCGGACGTGGAGATCGTCGCCGCGCGGACGGGCGCGAGCGAGGACGACGCCCGCGAGGCGCTCGAGGCGACCGACGGTGACCTGGCGGCCGCCGTCGAGATGCTGGAGTGA
- a CDS encoding methyltransferase domain-containing protein: protein MTDHDGSEDAPAADPEASDGSEVDATGAERAPVLLVRENREYLLRPGERMETDLGILRVPGDVQPGDTVTTHLDTAFVVRRLRGPDLFHHFERTGAPMVPRDIGLVMGETGAGAGDRVLDAGTGTGVLAAYLARAGAEVLTYEQDPEFADVARGNMAMAGVADAVEVRTGDVTDDLDALVGGSDGADGATPAGPAPDRGFDVVTLDTADAPAVAARADELLVPGGYLAMYVPFVEGAREAALAAEAAGLEDVTTHETIQREFTFGERGSRPDTAPVGHTGFLTVARAPDAPGTGD from the coding sequence GTGACCGACCACGACGGGAGCGAGGACGCGCCAGCGGCCGACCCGGAGGCGAGTGACGGGAGCGAGGTCGACGCCACCGGTGCCGAACGGGCACCCGTTCTGCTCGTGCGCGAGAACCGCGAGTACCTGCTCCGGCCGGGCGAGCGGATGGAGACCGATCTCGGGATCCTTCGCGTTCCCGGGGATGTCCAGCCGGGCGACACCGTCACGACGCATCTCGACACGGCGTTCGTCGTCCGGCGGCTGCGCGGGCCGGACCTGTTCCACCACTTCGAGCGGACGGGCGCGCCGATGGTGCCCCGTGATATCGGGCTGGTCATGGGCGAGACGGGCGCCGGTGCCGGCGACCGCGTCCTCGACGCCGGCACCGGAACGGGTGTCCTCGCGGCCTACCTCGCCCGCGCCGGCGCCGAGGTCCTCACCTACGAGCAGGACCCCGAGTTCGCGGACGTCGCACGCGGGAACATGGCGATGGCCGGCGTCGCCGACGCCGTCGAGGTCCGGACCGGCGACGTGACCGACGACCTCGACGCGCTCGTCGGGGGCTCGGACGGGGCCGACGGCGCGACCCCAGCCGGGCCGGCTCCCGACCGCGGCTTCGACGTCGTCACGCTGGACACGGCCGACGCGCCCGCGGTCGCGGCTCGGGCGGACGAACTGCTCGTCCCGGGCGGCTACCTCGCGATGTACGTCCCGTTCGTGGAGGGTGCCCGCGAGGCCGCACTCGCCGCCGAGGCGGCCGGCCTGGAGGACGTGACGACCCACGAGACCATCCAGCGGGAGTTCACCTTCGGCGAGCGTGGCTCGCGGCCGGACACGGCGCCCGTCGGCCACACGGGGTTCCTGACCGTCGCGCGGGCGCCCGACGCGCCCGGCACGGGCGACTGA
- a CDS encoding mechanosensitive ion channel family protein, with protein sequence MTGGWGVLQAGNQAIQDGLQLLPPWFPEPLARLIGALVALAVFYYGSTLVKRLLGRRIARRFRRPSLTRTVLRSIQGAVVLLGILIALRILQVPIGDLALSVTVFSAVAGFVLAPIIGSVVNGLFVLSEQPYEIGDMIYLPDRDVYAFVEDITLRYTKVFTLDNTFLIIPNGSIRERDVVNYSAEDSRTRLSLDVQVTYESDIAEARALIEEAARKTEKVIEGGPDIRIGSARYPAAPTCYIENFADHGVNLRLRYWATEPYKLLTLRSNVQTAVWERLADADVEIAYPHSHLVFDETSGEMRVATRSVDAEGNGAPPDIEPAAVEHDPAAEPPPSHPQREPDGSDAGGSVGDGTGEEGEE encoded by the coding sequence ATGACCGGCGGCTGGGGGGTGTTACAGGCTGGCAACCAGGCCATCCAGGACGGCCTGCAACTGCTCCCGCCCTGGTTCCCGGAGCCGCTCGCCCGACTCATCGGGGCGCTGGTCGCGCTGGCGGTCTTCTACTACGGGTCGACGCTGGTCAAGCGCCTGCTGGGCCGGCGCATCGCGCGCCGGTTCCGCCGACCCTCGCTCACCCGGACGGTGTTGCGGAGCATCCAGGGGGCGGTCGTCCTGCTCGGTATCCTCATCGCCCTGCGTATCCTCCAGGTCCCCATCGGCGACCTGGCGCTGTCGGTCACGGTGTTCTCCGCGGTGGCCGGGTTCGTCCTCGCGCCCATCATCGGGAGCGTCGTCAACGGGCTGTTCGTCCTCTCGGAGCAACCCTACGAGATCGGGGACATGATCTACCTCCCCGACCGCGACGTCTACGCCTTCGTCGAGGACATCACGCTCCGGTATACCAAGGTGTTCACGCTGGACAATACGTTCCTCATCATCCCGAACGGCTCCATCAGGGAGCGTGACGTGGTCAACTACTCCGCCGAGGACTCCCGGACCCGGCTCTCCCTGGACGTCCAGGTCACCTACGAGTCCGACATCGCCGAGGCCCGGGCGCTCATCGAGGAGGCCGCGCGCAAGACCGAGAAGGTAATCGAGGGTGGGCCGGACATCCGAATCGGGAGTGCGCGCTATCCGGCGGCGCCGACCTGCTACATCGAGAACTTCGCCGACCACGGGGTGAACCTGCGACTGCGCTACTGGGCGACGGAGCCGTACAAGCTGCTGACGCTCCGCTCGAACGTCCAGACGGCGGTCTGGGAGCGCCTCGCGGACGCCGACGTGGAGATCGCCTACCCGCACTCGCATCTGGTCTTCGACGAGACGAGCGGCGAGATGCGGGTCGCGACCCGCTCGGTCGACGCCGAGGGGAACGGCGCGCCGCCCGACATCGAGCCCGCGGCGGTCGAGCACGACCCGGCAGCCGAGCCGCCGCCGAGCCACCCACAGCGGGAGCCCGACGGCTCGGATGCCGGCGGCTCGGTCGGGGACGGGACCGGGGAGGAGGGCGAGGAGTAG
- a CDS encoding universal stress protein: MTLVVVPVRYPLTAHSKATLQRALEVAEEHDAELTVLHVNLYQDGGRVGRMELKRAVEREFGALPDARFVVRAGFLVEETILEEVAAERADFVVIGQKQAGRWRRMLRSLVDDPDIETYLREKLDCTVVTATAAS, encoded by the coding sequence ATGACGCTCGTCGTGGTGCCGGTCCGCTATCCGCTGACGGCCCACTCGAAGGCGACCCTCCAGCGTGCGCTGGAGGTCGCCGAGGAACACGACGCCGAACTGACCGTCCTCCACGTCAACCTCTATCAGGACGGTGGGCGGGTGGGTCGGATGGAACTCAAACGCGCCGTCGAGCGCGAGTTCGGCGCGCTCCCGGACGCGCGGTTCGTCGTCCGGGCCGGCTTCCTCGTCGAGGAGACCATCCTCGAGGAGGTCGCCGCCGAGCGGGCGGACTTCGTCGTCATCGGCCAGAAGCAGGCCGGGCGCTGGCGGCGGATGCTCCGGAGCCTCGTCGACGACCCGGACATCGAGACCTACCTCCGCGAGAAGCTGGACTGCACCGTCGTCACCGCGACCGCCGCGAGCTGA
- a CDS encoding bifunctional metallophosphatase/5'-nucleotidase, whose product MTGPRLLHYSDVENAYDTPERIGRLAGTLRERHDADPDSALVCGTGDNLAPGVLALTTRGAQALDFFERVGTDVETFGNHDFDFGPERTRELVAESPQQWVTANVEAAGARFAADHTVAWTVREAGGAGVGFVGVTSALTASINPKAKDLGFTEPVLAAREAIAELRDAHDPEYVVALSHLGRGDERLAAETDVDVVLGGHLHAETVERFDGTILTRPGVNGAVCFEVFPETGEVRRHAVEDGPLDAALAENLRGRMADAGLDEVVAHVDEPVERTETACFHGESRIGNFVADAYLWAGNRAVEGGVDLALQNSGGVRSGPPLDGDVTVGDLVSVIPFDEPAVVVELDGAALRAVLAESGGSDVGFGAPDWWHGHVAGAHLVYDYAGHDLVSATVGGEPIEDDRTYRLVTAAYLLHTADEFPTLTGLERIATLDTQYRLLVDYARERGIDPAVEGRVERRGL is encoded by the coding sequence ATGACAGGTCCCCGGCTGCTCCACTACTCCGACGTCGAGAACGCCTACGACACGCCCGAGCGCATCGGCCGACTGGCGGGCACCCTCCGCGAGCGCCACGACGCCGACCCCGACAGCGCGCTGGTCTGCGGGACCGGTGACAACCTCGCGCCGGGCGTGCTCGCGCTGACCACCCGGGGTGCGCAGGCGCTCGACTTCTTCGAGCGGGTCGGGACCGACGTGGAGACGTTCGGGAACCACGACTTCGACTTCGGCCCGGAGCGCACCCGCGAACTCGTGGCCGAGTCACCGCAGCAGTGGGTGACCGCCAACGTCGAGGCGGCCGGCGCACGCTTCGCCGCCGACCACACCGTCGCGTGGACCGTCCGGGAGGCCGGGGGCGCCGGCGTCGGGTTCGTCGGCGTCACGAGCGCGCTCACCGCGTCGATCAACCCGAAGGCGAAGGACCTGGGTTTCACCGAGCCCGTCCTCGCCGCGCGCGAGGCCATCGCCGAGCTGCGCGACGCGCACGACCCCGAGTACGTCGTCGCGCTGTCCCATCTCGGCCGGGGCGACGAGCGCCTCGCCGCCGAGACCGACGTCGATGTCGTCCTCGGGGGGCACCTCCACGCCGAGACCGTCGAGCGGTTCGACGGGACGATACTGACGCGGCCGGGGGTCAACGGTGCGGTCTGTTTCGAGGTGTTCCCCGAGACGGGCGAGGTCCGGCGCCATGCCGTCGAGGATGGCCCGCTGGACGCTGCCCTCGCGGAGAACCTCCGCGGACGGATGGCCGACGCCGGGCTGGACGAGGTGGTCGCGCACGTCGACGAGCCGGTCGAGCGGACCGAGACCGCCTGCTTCCACGGGGAGTCCCGCATCGGCAACTTCGTCGCCGACGCCTACCTGTGGGCCGGGAACCGCGCCGTCGAGGGGGGCGTGGACCTGGCGCTCCAGAACAGCGGCGGCGTCCGCTCGGGCCCCCCGCTCGACGGTGACGTGACCGTCGGTGACCTCGTGAGCGTCATCCCGTTCGACGAGCCCGCGGTCGTGGTCGAACTCGACGGCGCGGCGCTCCGGGCGGTCCTCGCCGAATCCGGCGGGTCCGACGTGGGGTTCGGCGCCCCGGACTGGTGGCACGGCCACGTCGCGGGGGCCCACCTCGTCTACGACTACGCCGGGCACGACCTCGTCTCGGCGACGGTCGGCGGCGAGCCCATCGAGGACGACCGGACCTACCGACTGGTGACCGCGGCCTACCTGCTCCACACCGCCGACGAGTTCCCCACCCTGACCGGGCTGGAGCGGATCGCGACACTGGACACGCAGTACCGCCTGCTCGTGGACTACGCCCGCGAACGCGGCATCGACCCCGCGGTCGAGGGGCGTGTCGAGCGCCGGGGGCTGTGA
- a CDS encoding DUF5816 domain-containing protein translates to MEEREGPDGTLYVALDEAERGQKGPFLVAYASPARENRWGYFCSNCETFDNAMDSMGRVQCNVCSNYKKPDEWDAAHE, encoded by the coding sequence CTGGAGGAACGCGAGGGGCCGGACGGGACGCTGTACGTCGCGCTCGACGAGGCCGAGCGCGGCCAGAAGGGACCGTTCCTCGTGGCGTACGCCTCGCCCGCCCGCGAGAACCGCTGGGGCTACTTCTGCAGCAACTGCGAGACGTTCGACAACGCGATGGACTCGATGGGCCGGGTCCAGTGCAACGTCTGCTCGAACTACAAGAAACCTGACGAGTGGGATGCCGCACACGAATAG